The proteins below are encoded in one region of Balaenoptera ricei isolate mBalRic1 chromosome 6, mBalRic1.hap2, whole genome shotgun sequence:
- the SIT1 gene encoding signaling threshold-regulating transmembrane adapter 1: MAANSASTPSGLSRSDNCTDLLVPGIPSVTKAWGLWALLGVVTLLLLISLAVHLFQWTSGWSRSHPGQGRPGESAEEVPLYGNLHYLQTGRLSQEPGPDQQDPTPGGPARAAEEVMCYTSLQLRPPQGRIPSPGSPIKYSEVVLDPEPKPQASSPEPELYASVCAQTRRARASFPDQAYANSQPAPS; encoded by the exons ATGGCTGCAAATTCGGCTTCCACACCATCAGGTCTGAGCAGAAGTGACAACTGCACGGATCTGCTAGTGCCTG GAATCCCCTCCGTGACCAAGGCCTGGGGACTATGGGCCCTCTTAGGGGTTGTGACGCTGCTGCTTCTCATCTCACTGGCTGTGCACTTATTCCAGTGGACTAGTGGCTGGAGCAGGAGCCATCCGGGACAGGGACG GCCTGGAGAGTCTGCGGAAGAGGTCCCTCTGTACGGGAACCTGCATTATCTGCAGACAG GACGGCTGTCTCAAGAACCGGGGCCAGACCAACAGGATCCAACACCTGGAGGCCCTGCCAGG GCTGCAGAGGAGGTGATGTGCTATACCAGCCTGCAGCTGCGGCCTCCTCAGGGCCGGATCCCCAGCCCTGGAAGCCCCATCAAGTACTCGGAGGTGGTGCTGGACCCTGAGCCAAAGCCCCAGGCCTCGAGCCCCGAGCCGGAGCTCTACGCCTCAGTGTGTGCCCAGACCCGCAGAGCCCGGGCTTCCTTTCCAGACCAGGCCTACGCCAACAGCCAGCCTGCACCCAGCTGA